CGTCGCCGGCATCGCGCTGGGCCTGGACCACTACGACTCCGACGCCATCCACCACGCCCGGATCCCGCTGGCCAAGGTCCGCGAGATCACCGAGCACCTGCTGTCCTCCACCCACGCCGAGCGCGCGGCCATCCCCGTCCTCCACCCCGGCCGGGTCGACGTGATCGCCGCGGGCACGCTCGTACTGCTGTCGATCATGGAGCGCACGGGCGCCGAGGAGGTCGTCGTCAGCGAGCACGACATCCTGGACGGCATCGCCTGGCACGCGGCACTCGACGACGCGTGACCCTCTGGCTGTGAGGCGACCCGGAGTCTCAGGGCTCCGGGTCGCCTGCTCTCAGGTGGTGCGGTAGACGTCGCGCCGGTCGCCGATCTTGACGACGAGGATGATGAGTTCGCCGTCTTCGACCTGATAGGCGACCCGGTAGCTGCCGACCCGGAGCCGATAAAGGCCCGACGGGCCGGTGAGCTTCTTGATGTCGGCGTCCTCACGGTACGGATCGTCGCCGAGCGCGGTCAGCGCGGCCAGGATGCGCATGGCGGCAGGCCGGTCGATGGCTCGAAGTTGCCGCTGTGCCGCTGTGGTGAACCGGAACGCGTACTTCACGTCGCGCCTTCGGAGGGCTCGGTGAACAGGTCTGCCAGCAGCTCGGCCATGGTTACGGTCGGGCCGCCCTCGGCCAGCACCGCTTCCGCCTCCCGGGCCAGCAACACATCGGCTGCCTCCTCAAGCGCGTCGAAGTCCGCGATCGGCACCACGGCCGCCACCGGTATGCCATTGCGGGTGATCACTGTGGGTGAGCCCTCCTCGGCACGATTGATGTGGTCCGCCAGGTGTGCACGGGCTTCCCGTACGGTCACAGTGCTCTCAGCCATAAGGGAAGTGTACGCACCCCTGTGTACACGCGCTGCTCGGAGTGGATGACGCTTTGGGGATGATGATCGACGTCGTCGCCGGGCAACGGCCTCTGCCGGCCGGGCTTTTGAGCGGGGCGGACGCCCTTCTGAGCGGCTTCCGGGGGGTCTCACGGGGCTTCGCGGGGGAGTCCGGGAAGAAAGTTCGTGAAATCCTTCACATGAAAAAGCCTCCTGTTGGGCGAACAATCTGATCGTCCGACCGTCATTCGAAGGTTCCGGGGCCTCTCGACCCCGGGATTGCGCGGGTTCCGATAGTCCGGGGGAGTGGCCGCGGGAGGCCCGATCGCCCCGTCGCGGGGCCGACAAGCCCTGATCAACGGGGGTCTCCAACGCCTCGCGTACTACGGTGGTTCCGTTTCCCGCTATGGCGTCGGTCACGAAGCCGGCGGAGTGTAGCAGATACCCCCTCGGTCCTTGTGAAGGGGCTCACGAGCGACCCCCCATGTGGGGGTGGATACTCGATTGCATGAGCACCACGGAGCGTCCCAGGATCCTCGTAGTAGGCGGTGGGTACGTAGGCCTGTACGCAGCTCGGCGCATCCTCAAGAAGATGCGCTACGGCGAGGCGACCGTCACGGTCGTCGACCCGCGGTCGTACATGACCTATCAGCCCTTCCTCCCCGAAGCCGCCGCCGGCAGCATCTCCCCCCGGCACGTCGTCGTCCCGCTGCGACGCGTGCTGCCGAAGGCGGAGGTCCTCACCGGCCGGGTCACCACCATCGACCAGGACCGCAAGGTCGCCACGATCGCCCCGCTGGTGGGCGAGGCGTACGAGCTGCCCTTCGACTACCTCGTGATCGCCCTCGGCGCCGTCTCCCGGACCTTCCCGATCCCCGGCCTCGCCGAGCAGGGCATCGGCATGAAGGGCGTGGAGGAGGCCATCGGCCTGCGCAACCACGTCCTGGAGCAGCTGGACAAGGCTGACTCCACGACCGACGAGGACGTCCGCCGCAAGGCGCTGACCTTCGTGTTCGTCGGTGGCGGCTTCGCCGGCGCGGAGACCGTCGGTGAGGTCGAGGACATGGCCCGCGACGCCGCGAAGTACTACAACAACGTGAAGCGCGAGGACATGCGCTTCCTGCTGGTCGACGTCGCCGACAAGATCCTCCCCGAGGTCGGTCCCAAGCTCGGCGCCTACGGCAAGGAGCACCTCGAGGCCCGTGGCGTCGAGGTCTACCTCAAGACCGGCATGGACTCCTGCGTCGACGGCCACGTGAAGCTCAACAACGGCCTCGAGGTCGACTCCAACACCATCGTGTGGACCGCGGGCGTCAAGCCC
The sequence above is a segment of the Streptomyces lydicus genome. Coding sequences within it:
- a CDS encoding NAD(P)/FAD-dependent oxidoreductase; its protein translation is MSTTERPRILVVGGGYVGLYAARRILKKMRYGEATVTVVDPRSYMTYQPFLPEAAAGSISPRHVVVPLRRVLPKAEVLTGRVTTIDQDRKVATIAPLVGEAYELPFDYLVIALGAVSRTFPIPGLAEQGIGMKGVEEAIGLRNHVLEQLDKADSTTDEDVRRKALTFVFVGGGFAGAETVGEVEDMARDAAKYYNNVKREDMRFLLVDVADKILPEVGPKLGAYGKEHLEARGVEVYLKTGMDSCVDGHVKLNNGLEVDSNTIVWTAGVKPNPALARFGLPLGPRGHVDTAPTLQVQGTDYIWAAGDNAQVPDLVGRKNGNENAWCPPNAQHALRQAKILGDNVVSGMRGFPQKDYSHANKGAVAGLGLHKGVAMIVMGKVKIKLKGRLAWYMHRAYHGMAMPTFNRKIRVFADWTLAMFLKREVVSLGAMENPREEFYEAAKPAPAPAAAGDKPKAKAS
- a CDS encoding type II toxin-antitoxin system RelE family toxin; the protein is MKYAFRFTTAAQRQLRAIDRPAAMRILAALTALGDDPYREDADIKKLTGPSGLYRLRVGSYRVAYQVEDGELIILVVKIGDRRDVYRTT
- a CDS encoding type II toxin-antitoxin system Phd/YefM family antitoxin; this translates as MAESTVTVREARAHLADHINRAEEGSPTVITRNGIPVAAVVPIADFDALEEAADVLLAREAEAVLAEGGPTVTMAELLADLFTEPSEGAT